The genome window tgaacatgaatgagtctgggttgaaagctctgttgacttctctcttcttgtgtgtgtgtgtgtgtgtgtgtgtgtgtgtgtgtgtgtgaagcgcCACACCCTCTGTGATACAGAGcggagcgaatgtgaatgcTTAAAGCTACAAAAAATATCCGGGTCCGGGTCACTACGGTCCGCCTCTGTTAGTCACCCCTGAACTAGAGCAACACAGCGGAACCCCAGTGGCTTAAAGCATTGGCTTAGCCTCTACACATATTATTCTGCAGAGTACTTATATTAAGACGTTCTCTGCTCAGCTCCAGTCTACACCTGAGGAAGAGGCAGTGGAGTCTGAGACATTATCTTACGGAGAACTTCACTCTTTATTTCAGCCTCGTAGCAGATTTGAGCAGTGGCAGTTTACTTTTTCATCtaatcatttttattcatttataaccatttatcattttcattatattaAAGCAAGAAGACTGAGACAGCAGTTTCTTCACTTTTTGGACATCATCCACCTTTGCATCTGAGGTTTCTCCATCAACACTCAGGTAAGGCCCCTTGTGTGAGAGATGTTAGGACAGGAGCCAAAGGAAGCTTTCTGTCAGATAGCGAGAGGTGATTGCATTGCATAAATCCTAAAGTGGTCCTGTGTTGTTGAAATGACTTAGACTTAGTGTGTAATGCATTAGATGTGTTGAGTCCAGTTAACAAGCATAACAAAAAGGTCAAAGGAATTAATTTTCTTCTGAATTAAGAAAAAATAGGTCTCCAGTGTTTTAGCCTTCAATGAGAGGGTAAGCCCCTCTCTgcagataataataatcacaaagtaaagtgtgtgtagAGTTTTGGTCCtctgtttatattttcatgACTCAAACTGATGGAAACATATAATAGTCTGGTGCTAAAAATAaagccttttaaaatgtaatgcatcACATATCAGGTTAAAAATGCTTATTGACACACAACATCTACTGCAtgtctgtgcgtcctgggagagggatccctcctcagtctctccctgaggtttctaacatttccccctttaattatggggtttcttttaggaaatttttccttgtgcggtgcaagggtctaagtacagaggatgtaaggacagagggtgtaaggacagagggtctgaggacagagggtctaaggacagagggtctaatgacagagggtctaaggacagagggtctaaggacagagggtctgaggacagagggtctaatgacagagggtgtaaggacagagggtctaaggacagagggtctaaggacagagggtctgaggacagagggtctaaggacagagggtctaaggacagagggtctaaggacagagggtctaatgacagagggtctaaggacagaggtaggacagagggtctaatgacagagggtctaaggacagagggtgtaaggacagagggtctaatgacagagggtctaaagacagagggtctaaggacagagggtctgaggacagagggtctgaggacagagggtctaaggacagagggtctgaggacagagggtctaaggacagagggtctaaggacagatgggtctaaggacagagggtgttgttcCCTACAACAGTGTCAGAAATCAAGGAGGCAAAGGGCAAAAATACCCCAAAAACTGTGACCAATCCTTTGCCTTTTACAGGTGGCGTACTTTAACAAACTTCTCTTACAGACTTCAAATTTGGTCAGTACCATCTAAAGACCTTTCATGGTGAAAGAAGTTATGAAATTGTGTGTTTCCAGGATGTGGAGAGTTCTCCTGACTGTCAGTGTGCTCTGCTGGAACTCCAAAGGCGACGTGACCTGCAGAAACAACAAGGATGAAGGAGTGGACTGGTGAGGAAACACTAGCCCACTTCATATATAGTCAAAtattaatcaaatacaaatcttttttaattcaattttgACCAAAGACTAAATGTATAACAGCTGCCAACATTAACAGTGTCAGGGTGTACAAAGAAGATGCACATGTGCTCTCTTATACTCTGAGactcctgcagtgtgtgtgtgttgctattcTTCACTCCTCATGAGTCACTGTCCTCTCTGCAGATTGATTTTTCACTTCTCATCATCAGGTACATCATATACAAGGCACCAAGGCAAGCAGGCTATCGTCTTACTGGTTTAGAGTATatttacattgattctactatGAAGACGATGGAGACCTATACATCTGGAAAGCTCATCAATGATTCTGATGGTGTCCTGGCAAACACCCTGCGGCCGCTTTTAAAACAAGTCACATCGATGGTGAGAAtcattttaaaactgcaaccctctgtttctgttgtgatgaaaagaaaacCACGACTCAAACTGATGGATACTTCTTCCGTCTTTAATGCAAGTAGCCATAGCCTAAGCATTTGTAAAATATTGACCTTTGGCAATGATGAATAACGCAGATGTTATGTGTTTTAAAAGATCTGCACACCTCTGATGGAAGTTCATCTGGAGAGGTTTTACTCAGTTTCTCTCTTGTAGTCTGTGACGGTTCTTAGTCCAGCCCAGATGTTTCAGGTGTTGGATCTGTGGTACTCAGACTCCACTTTGTCCCTGTGTCGTCTCTTTGCATAGTCTTCCTGTATTCCGTCAAGTTATTTGGTATAGACTTCCTTGTTAACCCTCTGAGTTCCCCGGCGAACTTCACTGTCTTTGAAAGGCTGTAGCTGGCTAATTTCTTAAGCTAGAGTGAAGATATCATATGAAACTAGAAAAGCTAAGCAATCCATTGACAGCAACCATGGTATGCTAGTATATAATGCTAAATAACGCTCCAAAGATAGGCTACATTTTGCCGATGGAATAACCGGCATGGCCGTATTTACACGGGTCCCTTGACCTCTCATCTCAAGATATCTGAACGGACATGGGTCCCATGAATACTTACAAACATGCCCACTTTCTGATAATCACATGCACTGTAGGGCACAAATCATGCAGTTCTTTTAAACGCAGTATTGCAGTGTTCTTTTTGCCTATTCTAAAGATGGTGTATTGTAATATGTCTGCATGCTGGATGCTAAACAGTGGGGGAATTGCATACATTGGGTACGACTGGAAAGCTGTTGATTCATGTGTGATGACCTAGTCCCCATAATATCCATTTCATTGTAGTGTAATCATAGATTTTAACTtgctgtataaaatgagctgttgtGAGCTCTAGGATAATCACAGCATCATGAAACTAACAACAAATACAGACTGAGGACTTTCAGAGGATGAAGGGATAAAATCAGAACCCTCCAGTTGGTCATTGAATAAACTCTTAAACAGTAGATTTGGTACTGGGCAGTTCCCTCTCTTAAATAATGTTTCTGACACTTTCTTCCCTTCATTCTGCATCATTTATAGCCAGAAGGTTTTGGATTCATCAGCTACAGCGATCAACCTCCAAGATGTAATGCAGTTAAGGAGTTTGGCCACagtaaagataaataaagaaagCATCACTCTTACAGGAAACACATCTTTGAACCTCCATAAACTCAGTCTGAACGTCACACTTCTGCAGCCaacagtctcacacacatctGTTATTAGTTAACGATGATGAATGGAGGATCTGTGACTCCTGTTCGTTCACTTTCAGCTCTtactgtttgtgtctttgaatATCAAATTGAACTAAATCAATAAGCAGAAAGAAGATAATTATCTGTATAACTGTTCATGTTCTCCAGGAGTTGTGATGgtggaaaaacacaaaactggaGTGTGGCTCTCACACAGCACACCACGGTTCCCTTTCAGAAGAGATCAAAATAATTTCTGGCCTCAGAGCGGAACAAAGAACGCTCAGACGTTTATCTGTGTGACGTTCCCCCACGACCAGTTCATGGCTATAGGTAAGAGCTCAGTTACAATACACAGTGAATGTGAAGATTCAAGCCTGAATGTCTCTGTGTTATATTTTCAGGTACACACCTGGAGTACATCAAAGCTTTCCCATTCGACCATCATGTTCCAGATAATTTTCCAGAATTTATCAATGTTGTTAACTGGAGCTCAAAAACCCCCTCCAACGTTAAACAGCCGCTGACATCAAATGGAAAACAACCCTTTTTTAGCATTGCTAAACTTCAGTTTCAAGGTAAGATCTCTGCATGAGGGTTTTCATTGCATTACctaaagaaaggtacgagccacacAGAACGGCTCAAATGACATATCCAGATTAAAACGTTTGATTTCATGCATGAAGAGTCCAGAAATTAAACGTGTCAGAACAAAAAAGTAGTTTTTAGTCTAAATAACTGTGGCTTTGTACATGTCAAGTACACGTTGGGGCTGTAAAGAAAATACTAATAACACCTGCCTTAAATTAAAACCTAAAACCGACCCAAAGTAAATTacaagctgctcttcaaccatgtGCAGTATATGCATGGtgttggtctcattcaaaagataacagTCAGAATCACTGTACGTGATCATGTGGATGGACAACACATCTTACTGGAGTGGCTCTACTGAATGAAACTGTTGTTCTgatactgattacaggattatgatgaggcTTCATGGGTGAATTGGCTCAATGTTATGATtgtttgcttgctagtttgagctGGTGAGTGTACCTGC of Cottoperca gobio chromosome 14, fCotGob3.1, whole genome shotgun sequence contains these proteins:
- the LOC115019211 gene encoding deoxyribonuclease-2-beta-like; this translates as MWRVLLTVSVLCWNSKGDVTCRNNKDEGVDWYIIYKAPRQAGYRLTGLEYIYIDSTMKTMETYTSGKLINDSDGVLANTLRPLLKQVTSMEL